The Aquamicrobium sp. DNA segment GCAGTTCTCGCGCAACCAGGAGCTGGAGGCCGACGCCATCGGCATCCGCGCCATCGCCCGCGCCGGCTACGACCCGTTCGCCGCCGCCCGCTTCCTGCAGGCGATGGACGCCTACAGCGCCTCGCGCAGCGTCACCGGCCAGACCGACGAGGGCCTCGACTTCCTGTCGAGCCACCCGAGCGCGCCGCAGCGCATCGAGCTGGCGCAGCGCCACGCCCGCCAGATCGGCGCGCCCGGCACCGGCGAGCGCGGCCGCGACGCCTTCCTCGCCGGCATCGACGGCATGCTGTTCGGCGACACGCCGCAGGAGGGCTATGTGCGCGGCCGCACCTTCCTGCATCCGCAGCTCGGCGTCAGCTTCTCGGTGCCGGAAGGCTTCGTCATCGACAATTCGGCGGCCGCCGTCACCGCGGCCGGCCCCGGCGACATGGCGATCCGTTTCGACGGCGTCTCGCTCGACCAGCGCGTGCCCTTGTCCGACTATGTGCGCTCGGGCTGGGTCGCCGGCCTCGACAATGCCAGCGTGCGCCCGCTCACCATCAACGGCAACGAGGCGGTCTCCGCCCGCGCCCGCGCCGACAAGTGGCAGTTCGACGTCACCGTGGTGCGCGCCAACGGCCAGGTCTATCGCCTCCTGACCGCGGCCCCGGCGAGCAGCGACGCGCTGGAGCGCGTGGCCGGCACCGTGCGCACCAGCTTCCGCACTCTGACCCCCGGCGAGCGCGACGCGATCAAGCCGCTCAAGATCAGGATCGTGACGGCGCGGCCCGGCGACACCGTGGCGACGCTCGCCGCGCAGATGGAAGGCGTCGAGCGCAAGCTCGACATGTTCCGCCTGATCAACGCGCTCGGCGCCGGCGCCACCGTCTCGGCCGGCCAGCGCGTCAAGATCGTCACCGACAAGCCCTGACCCACCGGTCCTGACCGACTGGCCCTGACCTAGAACGGACATCGCCCGGAAGCGGGGTCCGCTTCCGGGCGATGTATCATGGGGCAGGCAAGGCTGGCGGCCCGGACGGGCCGTCGTGCGGCGCCTAGAACAGCGAGTAGCGCACGCCGACCTTGAAGTCGTGCGAGGCGAGGTCCTTGAA contains these protein-coding regions:
- a CDS encoding M48 family metalloprotease → MPVVALALLLAGCQALTGVTDDAFRPSTNPVTVDTVTRNDRMAALAREQHPRILATYGGEYSDAKLERMVARVVGSLTLDPENPNQTYQITILNSPAINAFALPGGYLYVTRGLLALANDSAEIAAVLAHEMAHVTANHGIQRQQKEAEEVLATQVVNDVLGKDPAARVALVRGKLRLAQFSRNQELEADAIGIRAIARAGYDPFAAARFLQAMDAYSASRSVTGQTDEGLDFLSSHPSAPQRIELAQRHARQIGAPGTGERGRDAFLAGIDGMLFGDTPQEGYVRGRTFLHPQLGVSFSVPEGFVIDNSAAAVTAAGPGDMAIRFDGVSLDQRVPLSDYVRSGWVAGLDNASVRPLTINGNEAVSARARADKWQFDVTVVRANGQVYRLLTAAPASSDALERVAGTVRTSFRTLTPGERDAIKPLKIRIVTARPGDTVATLAAQMEGVERKLDMFRLINALGAGATVSAGQRVKIVTDKP